A window from uncultured Desulfobacter sp. encodes these proteins:
- a CDS encoding SDR family oxidoreductase has product MNNSLQEKRILIVGGSSGIGLAVAKQACKAGGKVIIASRNAVKKHNNLAAIVGCEIETYSFDVTSEIETETELRKIGAIDHLVITARPEITPAPFVKTSLEQAKMAFELKFWGQYQLIQKAQGHISQDGSIAMTTGIAGEKIFKNFSTMTIINSSTEALCRSLAVELAPIRVNVVSPGFVAPKSPEIEKYSQQFPAGKIASTKEVADAYIYLMGSPYTTGISVVIDGGARLI; this is encoded by the coding sequence ATGAATAATTCATTACAAGAAAAAAGAATACTTATAGTCGGCGGCAGTTCTGGCATTGGCCTCGCTGTTGCAAAACAGGCGTGCAAAGCGGGTGGCAAAGTTATTATAGCTTCCAGAAACGCCGTAAAAAAACATAATAATTTAGCTGCTATTGTTGGTTGTGAGATCGAGACATATTCTTTTGATGTGACATCTGAAATCGAAACAGAAACTGAATTAAGAAAAATTGGGGCTATCGATCATCTTGTCATTACCGCAAGGCCTGAGATAACCCCGGCACCCTTTGTCAAAACCAGTCTCGAACAGGCGAAAATGGCATTTGAATTAAAATTTTGGGGTCAATACCAGCTTATCCAGAAGGCACAAGGTCACATTAGCCAAGATGGTAGCATTGCTATGACCACCGGCATCGCTGGTGAAAAGATTTTCAAGAATTTTTCAACTATGACCATTATCAACAGTTCCACCGAAGCATTATGTCGGTCGTTGGCAGTAGAATTGGCACCAATAAGAGTTAATGTTGTAAGTCCGGGTTTTGTTGCACCTAAATCGCCAGAAATTGAGAAATACTCTCAACAGTTTCCAGCCGGAAAAATTGCTTCGACCAAAGAAGTGGCTGACGCATATATTTATCTGATGGGAAGCCCTTATACAACAGGAATATCCGTAGTGATTGATGGTGGGGCTAGGTTGATATAA
- a CDS encoding class I SAM-dependent methyltransferase, which produces MTLFPLNNQNIWNDLWLNELKNDPEKKTDTTHYKKWDKRASMFDKRSATPEAIARKERILSLLRNAGALKSGSRVLDVGAGSGNWAVSMAQMGASVVALEPSSGMIEILRQKIDTLGLGPNQISIRQQTWQEVDLEKEGLAGQFDLVFSSMNPGVCDPATLEKVMQASRNFCYFSTFSGGSPGSRYTDLFKQATGRTLEGRSWDFIYPFTYVYAQGYRPQIDFNVWDLDRTETVDEAVENIIFFIQGMTEITPEIREKLTAHVTGKAVDGKFHDNQTVCQGVMLWQVA; this is translated from the coding sequence ATGACCTTATTCCCGTTAAATAACCAAAACATCTGGAACGATTTGTGGCTCAATGAATTAAAAAATGATCCTGAGAAAAAAACAGACACGACCCATTACAAAAAATGGGACAAGCGCGCTTCAATGTTTGACAAACGATCCGCCACGCCGGAGGCGATAGCCCGAAAAGAGCGTATCTTGTCCCTGCTTAGGAACGCCGGTGCACTTAAATCCGGAAGCCGTGTTCTGGATGTGGGTGCCGGATCGGGAAACTGGGCCGTTTCCATGGCGCAAATGGGGGCCAGTGTCGTCGCATTGGAGCCTTCCAGCGGTATGATCGAAATACTCAGGCAAAAGATTGACACTCTGGGGCTTGGTCCGAATCAAATCAGCATCAGACAGCAGACCTGGCAAGAGGTGGATCTGGAAAAAGAGGGACTGGCCGGGCAGTTTGATCTGGTATTTTCTTCCATGAATCCTGGGGTCTGTGATCCCGCGACATTGGAGAAAGTCATGCAGGCCTCCCGAAATTTCTGCTATTTTAGCACCTTTTCCGGAGGCAGTCCCGGCAGCCGCTATACCGATCTGTTCAAGCAGGCTACAGGCCGGACGTTGGAAGGCCGTTCATGGGATTTTATTTATCCTTTCACTTACGTCTACGCCCAGGGATACCGTCCCCAGATCGACTTTAATGTCTGGGACCTTGACCGAACAGAGACCGTTGACGAGGCCGTGGAAAATATAATCTTTTTTATCCAGGGCATGACAGAAATTACCCCGGAAATACGGGAAAAGTTAACCGCCCATGTAACCGGCAAGGCTGTTGACGGAAAATTCCATGATAACCAGACCGTCTGCCAGGGCGTCATGCTGTGGCAGGTCGCTTGA
- a CDS encoding (2Fe-2S) ferredoxin domain-containing protein, which translates to MNKPEKHILVCASFRPSGEPKGKCHRKGSGDFLAYIENEVIDRGLEEILVSSTCCLKQCDDGPVMVIYPDNIWYGHVDNEEAIDAILDAMEDGEIAEDYLL; encoded by the coding sequence ATGAACAAGCCCGAAAAACACATCCTCGTATGCGCAAGTTTTCGTCCCAGCGGAGAGCCCAAGGGCAAATGCCACAGAAAAGGTTCCGGTGATTTTTTAGCCTATATTGAAAACGAAGTGATCGACAGAGGTCTTGAAGAGATACTGGTTTCTTCTACCTGCTGCCTGAAACAGTGTGATGACGGTCCGGTAATGGTGATTTATCCGGATAATATCTGGTACGGGCACGTGGATAACGAAGAAGCCATTGATGCTATTTTAGACGCCATGGAAGATGGCGAGATCGCAGAGGATTATCTACTGTAA
- the nifB gene encoding nitrogenase cofactor biosynthesis protein NifB has translation MMNLDNHPCFNKKSCKDFGRVHLPVAPACNIQCNFCNRKFDCVNESRPGVTSSILSPDQAMAYLAEVVAAKPNTSVVGIAGPGDPFANGDKTMDTLTKVRATYPEMLLCVATNGLNIHPYLDQLKEINVTHVSITVNAVDPEVGAKIYSWVREGKKSVGPKEGAKILLERQMAAVKGLKERNIMVKVNSILLPGINDDHMVEVARTMGEMGVDIFNIMPYFPTKGSNFADMPEPSKGQLKELREAAKVFVPQMTHCKRCRADAVGLLDDPLNQKLMDRLTFHATTPIALPSAPKYCHEQDCDDGYAFNAAGPRPYVALATREGALINQHLGEAEELHIYDLTGDTPKFVETRTVPKPGAGNARWNNLARTIKDCHTILVSGVGEAPKKVLGNMGFTIHEVNGMIDLVLLAIKKGESLDHLIVRSQTSCGECRGTGTGCM, from the coding sequence ATGATGAATTTAGATAACCACCCCTGTTTTAATAAAAAGTCCTGCAAGGATTTCGGTCGAGTTCACCTACCGGTTGCCCCGGCCTGTAACATCCAGTGCAATTTCTGCAACAGAAAGTTTGACTGTGTGAATGAAAGCCGGCCCGGTGTCACCTCCTCCATTTTGAGTCCGGACCAGGCCATGGCCTACCTGGCAGAGGTGGTTGCGGCCAAACCCAACACCTCCGTTGTGGGTATCGCAGGCCCTGGCGACCCCTTTGCCAACGGCGACAAAACCATGGACACCCTGACCAAGGTGCGTGCCACCTATCCGGAAATGCTCTTGTGCGTGGCCACCAACGGCCTGAACATTCATCCTTACCTGGATCAGCTTAAAGAGATCAACGTCACCCATGTGAGCATCACCGTCAATGCGGTTGATCCTGAAGTCGGCGCCAAGATTTACTCCTGGGTCCGGGAAGGCAAAAAGTCCGTAGGCCCCAAAGAGGGTGCCAAAATACTGTTGGAACGCCAGATGGCTGCAGTCAAAGGCCTCAAAGAACGCAATATCATGGTAAAGGTCAACTCCATTCTGTTGCCCGGCATCAACGACGACCATATGGTTGAAGTGGCCAGAACCATGGGCGAGATGGGTGTGGATATCTTTAACATCATGCCGTACTTCCCCACCAAAGGTTCCAATTTTGCAGATATGCCGGAACCCTCTAAAGGCCAGCTTAAAGAACTTAGAGAGGCCGCCAAGGTCTTTGTGCCCCAGATGACCCATTGCAAACGCTGCAGAGCTGATGCCGTAGGCCTGCTGGATGATCCCTTGAACCAGAAACTCATGGACCGGCTGACCTTTCACGCCACGACCCCCATTGCCCTGCCCAGTGCGCCCAAGTATTGCCACGAACAGGATTGTGATGATGGGTATGCGTTCAATGCCGCCGGCCCAAGACCCTATGTGGCCCTGGCCACCCGGGAAGGCGCCCTGATCAACCAGCACCTGGGCGAAGCCGAAGAACTTCACATCTACGACCTGACCGGGGACACCCCGAAATTTGTGGAAACCAGAACCGTGCCCAAACCCGGTGCCGGCAATGCCCGCTGGAATAACCTGGCCCGGACCATTAAAGACTGCCACACCATCCTGGTGTCCGGTGTGGGCGAAGCCCCCAAAAAAGTGCTGGGCAACATGGGATTTACCATCCATGAGGTCAACGGCATGATTGATCTGGTACTTTTGGCCATTAAAAAAGGTGAGTCCCTGGACCATTTGATTGTGCGGTCCCAGACCTCCTGCGGCGAGTGTCGGGGCACAGGCACCGGTTGTATGTAA
- the nifE gene encoding nitrogenase iron-molybdenum cofactor biosynthesis protein NifE, with protein MTSISVLKQREKQIYQKGSQPFEMECETKSLAGAVSQRACVFCGSRVVLYPIADALHLIHGPIGCASYTWDIRGAQSSGPELHRMSFSTDLSETDIIYGGEKKLKKALLELIEKYSPKAAFIYCTCIVGIIGDDVDAVCRQVEEETLIPVIAVHSEGFKGTKKDGYKAACDALFSLIERNKAPQATIPDSINIMGEFNIGGETWIIKKYYEAMGVKVVSVITGDGRVEEVQQARNAALNVVQCSGSVTHLAKQMEKEYGIPFIRVSYFGIEDTSEALYQVAVHFKKNAEILKKTQELIKKEVQAIVPRLEGMRKDLEGKKAAIYVGGAFKAFSLIKALKTLGMEVILAGSQTGTKEDYEVLRQMCNEGTVILDDSNPLELAKYAVEKDADLFIGGVKERPIAYKMGIGFCDHNHERKIPLVGFEGMVNFAEEVHGTVTSPVWDLVPRRQTPTGKEGAI; from the coding sequence ATGACCTCCATATCGGTACTCAAACAGAGAGAAAAACAGATCTACCAGAAGGGCAGCCAGCCCTTTGAGATGGAATGTGAAACCAAGAGTCTGGCCGGCGCAGTCAGCCAGAGGGCCTGCGTGTTCTGCGGCTCCAGGGTGGTGCTTTACCCCATTGCCGACGCCCTGCATCTCATTCACGGACCCATCGGGTGTGCCTCCTATACCTGGGACATCAGAGGGGCCCAATCGTCGGGCCCGGAGCTCCACCGGATGAGTTTTTCCACCGATCTGTCAGAGACCGATATCATTTATGGCGGAGAAAAAAAGCTGAAAAAAGCGTTGCTTGAGCTCATTGAAAAGTACTCGCCCAAAGCTGCCTTTATTTACTGTACCTGCATTGTGGGCATTATCGGTGATGACGTGGACGCGGTCTGCCGCCAGGTCGAAGAAGAGACCCTCATTCCTGTCATCGCTGTCCACTCTGAAGGGTTTAAAGGGACTAAAAAAGACGGATACAAGGCGGCATGCGACGCCTTGTTCAGTCTCATCGAACGAAACAAAGCCCCCCAGGCCACCATCCCCGATTCCATCAATATTATGGGAGAGTTCAATATCGGCGGAGAGACGTGGATCATTAAAAAATATTATGAAGCCATGGGGGTCAAGGTGGTCTCGGTGATCACCGGTGACGGCCGGGTGGAAGAGGTCCAGCAGGCAAGAAATGCCGCCCTGAACGTGGTTCAGTGTTCAGGGTCCGTGACCCACCTGGCCAAGCAGATGGAAAAAGAGTACGGCATCCCTTTTATACGGGTCTCCTACTTTGGCATCGAAGACACCTCCGAGGCCCTGTACCAGGTGGCCGTTCACTTTAAGAAAAACGCTGAGATTTTGAAAAAGACCCAGGAGCTGATCAAAAAAGAGGTCCAGGCCATTGTTCCCCGCCTGGAGGGCATGAGAAAAGATCTTGAAGGTAAAAAGGCCGCCATCTACGTGGGCGGCGCGTTCAAGGCCTTCTCCTTGATCAAGGCATTGAAAACCCTGGGCATGGAAGTGATCCTGGCCGGTTCCCAGACCGGCACCAAGGAAGATTATGAGGTGCTTCGGCAGATGTGCAACGAGGGCACCGTGATTTTAGACGACTCAAACCCCCTGGAGCTTGCCAAGTATGCCGTGGAAAAGGATGCGGACCTGTTCATCGGCGGGGTCAAGGAACGCCCCATTGCCTATAAGATGGGCATCGGGTTCTGCGACCATAACCATGAACGCAAAATCCCCCTGGTCGGCTTTGAAGGCATGGTCAATTTTGCAGAAGAAGTGCACGGAACCGTTACAAGCCCGGTATGGGATCTTGTACCCAGGCGGCAGACCCCAACCGGAAAGGAAGGTGCAATATGA
- a CDS encoding TetR/AcrR family transcriptional regulator, with amino-acid sequence MKKIEQNKQLKIQRILNAAQELFQSNGFIGTSMDKIAEQANVTKQTVYRYFESKEALFKSALEAQRMAATNDFLDALDLEDTTKALNAFAIGFIERHLSKAHLANIRLLVSEGPMVPEITRAFYAVGPTRTKTGLARFFKERFDIEDAQYEIDVFLSILLSMRMTVLTGLVAPPSSAKIRQHAAKAVETLLKLMDL; translated from the coding sequence ATGAAAAAAATAGAGCAAAACAAACAATTGAAAATTCAGCGCATACTCAATGCTGCCCAGGAACTCTTTCAATCGAACGGGTTCATCGGGACGAGCATGGATAAAATTGCCGAACAGGCCAATGTCACCAAGCAAACGGTGTACCGATATTTTGAATCCAAAGAGGCGCTTTTCAAATCGGCACTGGAAGCCCAGCGAATGGCGGCGACCAATGACTTTTTGGATGCACTGGACCTGGAAGACACCACAAAAGCCCTGAATGCCTTTGCCATTGGATTCATTGAAAGACATTTATCAAAAGCGCACCTGGCCAATATTCGTTTGCTGGTGTCCGAAGGTCCCATGGTTCCTGAAATCACACGCGCCTTTTATGCCGTTGGTCCCACGCGAACCAAAACGGGCCTTGCCCGGTTTTTCAAAGAACGATTCGATATTGAAGACGCCCAATACGAAATCGATGTGTTTTTAAGCATTCTTTTGTCCATGCGAATGACCGTACTTACCGGTCTGGTTGCGCCGCCCTCATCAGCCAAGATCCGGCAACATGCCGCCAAAGCGGTTGAAACGCTTTTGAAGCTGATGGATTTATAA
- a CDS encoding nitrogenase component 1, with protein MTSSRSYKETPSYTPTQNACKMCTPLGATLVFQGIEGCVPLLHGSQGCSTYMRRYLISHFKEPVDIASSNFTEETAVFGGGANLKLAIENVARQYAPSMIGIATTCLSETIGDDVQLILNSMGNNINGSALVHVSTPSYSGTHVDGFHGAVAAVVDRFNPAGKRIVYRPKKKKKVNLFPGMLSNEDLRHLKDIFEDFNAPVTILPDYSERLEGPSWQEYQAIQKGGTTIAAIEKMNVAVHTMEFGAVLALAAEAGQKTAGEILSKRFGVPCTRLPIPIGVKATDKFLDILSKISGRPIPERYRKEKWRLVDTYVDGNKYVAKKRALIYGEEDFVVSMAGFLAEVGIIPVLCASGGKSKTFKKALEQTLPEHIIDKAVIQNDMDFTCMEETAAAMPEEVRPEIIIGNSKGYAMARRLKIPMVRVGFPIHDRIGGSRILHVGYKGAQQLYDTIVNAILTEKQTESRIGYSYM; from the coding sequence ATGACCTCAAGCAGATCTTATAAAGAGACCCCCTCATACACCCCCACCCAGAATGCATGTAAAATGTGCACCCCCTTAGGGGCCACCCTGGTGTTCCAGGGGATTGAGGGCTGCGTACCCCTGCTGCACGGCTCCCAGGGATGTTCCACCTATATGCGGCGTTACCTGATCTCCCATTTCAAAGAACCCGTGGATATTGCCTCCTCCAACTTCACCGAGGAAACGGCCGTATTCGGCGGCGGGGCCAACCTCAAGCTTGCCATTGAAAACGTGGCCCGCCAGTATGCCCCTTCCATGATCGGTATCGCCACCACCTGTTTGTCCGAAACCATCGGCGATGATGTCCAGCTGATCTTGAACAGCATGGGCAATAACATCAACGGTTCTGCCCTGGTCCATGTCTCCACACCGTCATATTCAGGCACCCACGTGGACGGATTCCATGGTGCGGTAGCCGCCGTGGTGGACCGGTTCAACCCCGCAGGCAAACGCATTGTTTACCGGCCCAAGAAAAAGAAAAAAGTGAACCTGTTCCCCGGTATGCTCTCCAACGAGGACCTGCGGCACTTAAAAGATATTTTTGAAGATTTCAATGCCCCTGTGACCATTCTGCCCGATTACTCCGAACGCCTGGAAGGGCCGTCCTGGCAGGAATATCAGGCCATCCAGAAGGGGGGCACCACCATTGCCGCCATTGAAAAGATGAATGTGGCCGTTCACACCATGGAGTTCGGCGCTGTGCTGGCCCTGGCCGCCGAAGCCGGCCAGAAGACCGCAGGAGAAATTTTAAGCAAACGCTTTGGCGTGCCCTGCACCCGCCTGCCCATCCCCATCGGGGTCAAGGCAACAGACAAATTTTTGGATATCCTGTCCAAGATATCCGGCCGGCCCATCCCGGAACGGTACAGGAAAGAGAAATGGCGCCTGGTGGACACCTATGTGGACGGCAATAAATATGTCGCCAAAAAACGGGCTCTGATTTACGGCGAAGAGGACTTTGTGGTCTCCATGGCAGGGTTCCTGGCCGAAGTGGGCATCATCCCCGTCTTGTGCGCTTCCGGCGGCAAAAGCAAAACCTTTAAAAAGGCCCTGGAACAGACCCTGCCCGAACATATCATTGACAAGGCCGTTATCCAGAATGACATGGATTTTACCTGCATGGAAGAGACCGCCGCCGCCATGCCCGAAGAGGTTCGGCCGGAAATCATTATCGGCAACTCCAAGGGCTATGCCATGGCAAGACGCCTGAAAATCCCCATGGTCCGGGTGGGCTTCCCCATCCACGATCGCATCGGCGGATCGCGTATCCTGCATGTGGGCTACAAAGGGGCCCAGCAGTTGTATGACACCATCGTCAACGCAATTTTAACTGAAAAACAGACCGAATCCAGAATAGGATACTCATATATGTAA